The following nucleotide sequence is from Pseudonocardia abyssalis.
GATGTCGCCGTCGACCGCGATGAGGCGGCCGGTGAGGCGCACACCGCGCCGGGGGCGCAGCCGGCGGTCCGCAGTCACCAGCTCGATGGCGGTCACGCTGCCGGCGGCCAGGCCGACTGCCCGGCCGTACCAGCCCACCCCGCCGCCGGCGGTGTAGCAAGCGACGCTCACATCCGGGTCGAGCCGTGCAGCGCGGCCAGCCCCGGCTCCGAGACGCGCGGGACCACGTCGGCCTAACGGGTGCCTGCCCCCACGCGCGCGGTGCGCAGCTCGGCGTCGATGGTGACCTCGGTGAACGCATCGGTGCGCAGCAGGACCGTGCCGGTGGTCGCCGAGCGGCGTGGCGTGTTGACCTGTCCGCTGAGGCTCCAACTGCCGAGCAAGTCAGTCTTCACGTGCCGTCGAGACCCCGTCCGACTCGCCCCGGTGTTGAGCGTCTCACCGACAGCGGTGGACCTGCGACCCTGCCCGACGTCCGGCCCTCGCCGCGAACGCTCCAGGCGCCCAGCCCGATCCGAGTGAGACCGCGATCCGGGAATGCCGATCGCGGGACGGGAAACGTGGCGGTCTCACATCGATCGGGCGAGCGCCCGATCGCTCCGGCTCGGCGCGGACGTCGGGCGGGCGAGTCGCGCCCCACCGCAGCCGGGTGGGGCCGCCCTGCGCCCCGCCGGGCGTACCTCGATCTCCGGAGGCCATCATGACCAGCGCCGACACGTTCCTGACCGCCGGCAACGCGACCGTTGACGATCTGGTGACACTGCTGCAGCGCCAGCACGCCGCGAAGCTGGACGTCGTCGCCCCCGCTCGACACCTCCTCGCCGAGAACGGCCAGCTGCGGTTGATCGGGGTCGGCGAACCCCGACTGTCCCCGGACGGTGTGACGGTCGGCGAGACCGTGCTGCGTCCGACCGCGACGGCCGACGCCGGGATCGCCGACAAGCTCGGCATCCCGCTGCCCTACCTGCGACGGCTACGCACCGAGCAACTGGGCCTCTACGACGCGAACGTCAACACCTGGCTGGCCGACGAACCGGACCGCCGGTTCCTGGTCCGCGGCCTGCACGACCCGGACGGCGGGACCGGGGTGGCGCGGGCGTTCCTGTCGGACTCCTACCGCATGGTGGACAACCTCGACGTCCTGATGGCCGCGCTGCAGGGCATCCACACCGCCGGGGTGCCGGTAGACATCGCCGGCTGTGACCTGACCGAGCGCCGTATGTACGTGAGGGTCCGCGCTCCGCAGGTCGCCGAGTACGCCCCCGAGCTGCTGGCCGGGTACCGCTCTCCGTTCACCGGGGCGCGGGGGGCGGAGAACCCGGTGGTGTTCGCCGGGTTCGTGGTGTCGAACTCCGAGACCGGGCACGGCTCGTTCTCGCTGACCCCGCAGCTCACCGTTCAGGTCTGCGATAACGGCATGACCATCACCAAGGATGCTGTCCGTGAGGTCCACCTCGGCGGCCGTCTCGCGGACGGGGTGGTGCGCTGGTCGGCCGATACCCAGGACGCCGTGCTCGATCTGGTCGTGAAGCAGGCCCGCGATGCCGTGGCCACGTTCCTGGACCGCGGCTACGTCCGGGCGAAGCTCGCCGAGATCACTCGCGCCGCCGGGGTCGCGATCACCGACCCGGCCGCGACGTTGGAGCACGTCGGGAAGGCGCTGCGGTTCACCACCGAGGCGCAGGCCACGATCCTGGCCCACTTCATCTCCGGCTCCGACATCACCAGCGGCGGCGTCCTGCACGCCGTGACGTCGGCCGCGCAGACCCTCGATGACGCCGACGCCGCGCACGACCTGGAGCGCCACGGGCTGCGCGCGATGGCCCTGGCCGCCGCCCACGCCGCATAACCACGCATCGATCACGCGGCGGGGCCGGGCCCGGGCGAGTCTGCCGGGTCCGGCCCCGCCCATTCAGCTCATCTCCGAGAAGGGACCACCGCAGTGACCGCCATCCAGCACGTGAGCTCGTTCCCGACCATCCCCGCCGGGCAGTTGCGCCTCGGGGACCTCATCCACCAGCCCAACCACGGCGCCGCCACGTACGTCCTCGTGGCCCGGGTCGCTGTGGTCGACGACGTCGTGCACCTGATGGTGTATGACGCCGAACATCCCGACGGCACCCCGGCGAGCTTCCGGCCGCAGGACCGGGTGCTGCTTGCGTGCCGGGACCTGATCGAGCCCGACGACGGGCTGCGGGTGTGGACCGACGCGAGCTGGCGTCGCGCGCACCGGCGAGGGGCGGCGATCGCGTTGATGGAGCAGATCCGGGCCCGCAGCGTCGGTCACCCCCCGACCGTCGGTGTCGACGCCGAGATCGACCGATTGCGCGGCCGTGACCCGCTCCCGCCGCGCGTGGTGCCCGCCGCCGGGGTGGCCGACCTGCTGGCAGGGCAGCAGCCCGACGAGCGCCTGGTGCTCGATGTCGACCAACCCGGCGTCCGAGCCGTGCTCGCCCTGTTCGTGCAGCTCAAGAGCGTTGAGCAGAACGACGGGTCGTGGAACGGCGGCAACGTCGTCGCGATCGTCTCCGAGTGGTTCGCCCGGTTGGGGATCGATCCGGACCTCGCGGTCGGCCAGCTCGACGGCCGCGTGATCACGACGGCCCGCCGCGGGGGAGCGCACCACCTGGCCGGCGACGTGGGGCGGGAGGCGGGAGGCGGGCGATGATGCGCCCGTTCTCGCCGTCGGGTGTGCCGTGGTCGATCTGGACCGGGTCGCCGAGCAGGTCCGCGCTGCGGGTGTCGAGTGTGTGATCGACACCCCGGGTGGTGGGGTCGCGGTGTTGCTGGCCGGTGCGCCGACCGAGGACCCGGTGTGAGCGTTCCCGAGGGCGGTGCATGCCGGGCCGGGCCGGTTCGACTGGGACGGCCGTCGCTGGCCTCGACCCGTGACCTGCGGGTCGGCCCCGATACCGCCGACCGGGACGCCGACGTGCAGGTCCGCGTAGACCGAGGAACAGATCGCTGACCTGATCGTCACCCAGACCGGCGCCGGCGCCTGGATGGCCGAGCGGCAGTGAGCGACCACCCGGCGGAGCGCTCGCCTGTCACCGATGCTGGAGAGCGTTCGGACTGAGCCGTGGATTGCGCTCGGTCGGCGTGCCTGAACACGCGGCCGAGCGCGTCAGCGGCGTGGTCGCGACGACGGTTGCGACGGTGCCCCCGAGGGTTGCGGTCCGCCTTGGCGAAGCCCGCCGCGACCTGCCGGGGTCGGAGTCGACGGTAGCCAGCTGCCGTCGCCCGTGTCCCCGGACCAGGTGCCCGCGCCGGTGTCGCGGAGGAACCCGCGTAGCCGGTGCCGCCCAGGTGCAGCTGGGTGAGTAGCCGGTCGACCGGTTCGGTGAGCAGGGCGGGTGGTGACGCCGAGCTGTCGTTTGATCACGATGCCGTCTGGGTCATCTGCCGTCGGCGCGGACGCCCAGGTGTGCGCGGCGCCGCACTCTGGCATCGCCGCCCCGCGGCCACGGCCGATGGACCCGGCCGTCGCCATCGGGGTGAACCGTCGCACCGCCGACCCGAGCCGGTCACCTCTGACCGTCGCCGGTCCACCTCGAGTGGCGCAGCCGGAACCCCCGCCCGCCGCGGACGGCGCTGCCCGGACGAGTGCGCCCCGCACCGGGGCGCCCGAACCGCCGGAGCCACGCTCCGGCCCACCCTCCCAGGAGCCAGCCGTGACACTCACCGCCAACCCCGACCAGACAATCACCGCCATCGCGCGAGTCGACGAACCGCCGGCCATCGACGACCGGCCCGCTTCAGACTCGACCGCCGATGCCGCCACCACTGCTGGCGCCGTGACCGGTGACGCGCGAGAGCCGGCCGACGCCGACACGTCCACCAGCCACGACGAGCCGGTGGGCGAGCTGCTGCGTATCGATCCGCGGACGCTGGTCATCGGCGCGAACGTGCGCCGCGACGTCGCACTGGACAAGCCGTTCCTGCGCTCGATCGCCGACCGCGGCGTCCGAGAACCGATCATCGCCCGCCGCGACGACCACGGCGCGCTGGTGGTGCGTAAGGGCAAGCGCCGCACCCTCGCCGCGGTCGAAACCGGCCGCCCCACCGTCCCGGTGCTGGTCGAGCCCGGCCAGCCCGGAGACGACCCGGACGCCGAGGACCGTGGCGAGGTGATCGACCGCATCGTCGATCAGCTCGAGGAGAACCAGCACCGCGCCGGGACCTGCGAGGTCGACGAGGTGCGGGCGCACCAGCAGCTGCTCGACCTGGGTCTGACTGCGGGGCAGATCGCCCGCCGCACCCACGTCCCGACCGCCCGAGTCAAGCTGACCACCACGGTCGCGCGCAGCGAGCTCGCCGCCGCGGCGATGGAGCGCTACGACCTCACCCTGGACCAGGTCGCGGTCATCGCCGAGTTCGACGGTCCGGACGGCCCGGATGTCGAGGCGGTCAAGGTGCTCACCGTGACCGCGGCCAAGGAGCCCGCGCAGTTCGCGCACGTCGCGCAGCGGCTGCGCGATCAGCGCGCCGACGCCCGTCAGGTCGCCGACACTGTCGCCGAACTCACCGGGCAGGGCGTGCGGGTCCTCGATCCCGACAACACTGGGACCGCGGCGCAGATCAGCGGGCTGCGGCTCGACGCGCAGACACCCAGCAGGACCGAGCTCGACGCCGACACCCACAGCGTGTGCCCCGGCCACGCGGCCACCGTCGAGGTGCACCGCGGCTGGGACCGCGAGCCCCAGGTCAAGGTCGTCCACTGGTGCACCGCCCCCGACGAGCACGGCCACATCGCCCGCTGGGGCCATGTCGCGCTAACCGACGCCGGGGACGGCGGGGGCGACGGCGCGGTGGCACGCGAGCTCGCCCAGGCCGCCAAGCAGGCCAAGGCCGAACGGCGCCGGGTGATCGCGAACAACAAGGACTGGGACTCCGCCGCGACGGTGCGCCGGGACTGGCTGCGCGGTTTCCTGTCTCGCCGTAGTGCTCCGCGCGACGCCTTGCCCTTCATCGCGTCGACACTTGCCCGCGCCGGGCACGATCTGCGCCGGGCGATGGAATCGGGCCACCCCACCGCGTGCGAGCTGCTGGGCCTGACCGCCACCGGCAGCGTCTATGTGGGGCGCACGAACCCGATCGAATCCCTCACCGCGACCGCGACCCCGGCGAGGGCCACGCAGCTGATCCTCGCGGTGCTGCTCGGGGCGGCCGAGGACGCCACCGGCCGCCAGAGCTGGCGCAACCCGACCCGGGAGAACCGCAGCTACTTCACCGCGCTGCGGGACTGGGGCTACCCGCTGTCCCCGGTCGAACAACTCGTCCTCTCCGACGACGACGCCACGCCGTCTGGGGCCGCCGACACCCCTACGCCGACTGACTCCGTCCGTGCCGAGGGCGGCTCGCAGGACCGTGCGGACATCGAGGTCATCGCCGAAGACGGCATGACGGCCGCCGACGAGACGTCCACCGCCGTCTGATCTACGCCGGGTGGGGCCGCTGCGGCGACCCACCCGGTTCTCCACCGAGAGGAGGACCGGTGATGTCCCTGGGCCGGGCTGCTTCACCCCGTACGACTGGAGCCGCAGCTACCTGCTGCGCCCGGAGGTGCGCAGCAACATCCCGCTGCGCGGCAGTGTCGGCATGCTCGGCGCCCACAACGTCGCCCGCGGCCTACTCGTCGAGACCTGCCGCCACACCGGCGCCCACCCGACCTGCCTGCACTACGCAGAGACCGTGCTGGGCGACGGCGCGATCATCGTCGTCGACGTCACCGCGACCGCGCACCTGCCCACCAACGAACCACTCACCGTGCATACCCGCGCCCAGCACCGTCGCCACGA
It contains:
- a CDS encoding ParB/RepB/Spo0J family partition protein, whose protein sequence is MTGDAREPADADTSTSHDEPVGELLRIDPRTLVIGANVRRDVALDKPFLRSIADRGVREPIIARRDDHGALVVRKGKRRTLAAVETGRPTVPVLVEPGQPGDDPDAEDRGEVIDRIVDQLEENQHRAGTCEVDEVRAHQQLLDLGLTAGQIARRTHVPTARVKLTTTVARSELAAAAMERYDLTLDQVAVIAEFDGPDGPDVEAVKVLTVTAAKEPAQFAHVAQRLRDQRADARQVADTVAELTGQGVRVLDPDNTGTAAQISGLRLDAQTPSRTELDADTHSVCPGHAATVEVHRGWDREPQVKVVHWCTAPDEHGHIARWGHVALTDAGDGGGDGAVARELAQAAKQAKAERRRVIANNKDWDSAATVRRDWLRGFLSRRSAPRDALPFIASTLARAGHDLRRAMESGHPTACELLGLTATGSVYVGRTNPIESLTATATPARATQLILAVLLGAAEDATGRQSWRNPTRENRSYFTALRDWGYPLSPVEQLVLSDDDATPSGAADTPTPTDSVRAEGGSQDRADIEVIAEDGMTAADETSTAV
- a CDS encoding DUF932 domain-containing protein, with the translated sequence MTSADTFLTAGNATVDDLVTLLQRQHAAKLDVVAPARHLLAENGQLRLIGVGEPRLSPDGVTVGETVLRPTATADAGIADKLGIPLPYLRRLRTEQLGLYDANVNTWLADEPDRRFLVRGLHDPDGGTGVARAFLSDSYRMVDNLDVLMAALQGIHTAGVPVDIAGCDLTERRMYVRVRAPQVAEYAPELLAGYRSPFTGARGAENPVVFAGFVVSNSETGHGSFSLTPQLTVQVCDNGMTITKDAVREVHLGGRLADGVVRWSADTQDAVLDLVVKQARDAVATFLDRGYVRAKLAEITRAAGVAITDPAATLEHVGKALRFTTEAQATILAHFISGSDITSGGVLHAVTSAAQTLDDADAAHDLERHGLRAMALAAAHAA